ATGCATTCATCATCGCTGACTTAAAGACCCTTGATACCGGAAACCTTGAGGCAAGGATGGCAGCAAACGCATCCGCAGACGCTGTTGTTGTATCAGGGCTTGCACCTGTGCCGACAATTGTCAAATTCATCCAGGAAGCAAAGAAGACCGGCATCTACTCAGTCATAGATATGCTCAATGTTGATAAACCGGCAGAGCTTATAGAAAAGCTTGCAAAAGAAGGCGCAGTTCCAAGCATTGTTGAGATGCACCGTGCCATTGACGCTGAGGGCGATGACTACAACTGGGGCGACATTCCGGCAATCAAAGAAGCAGCCGGCGGAAAACTCCTTGTCGCAACCGCAGGCGGTGTCAGGCAGCATGTTGTAAAGGACGCACTCAAGTCAGGCGCTGACATCCTCGTTGTCGGAAGGGCAATCACTGCATCCAGGAACATCCAGAACTCGGCAGAGCAGTTCCTTGAAGAGATGAACAAGGAAGAGATTGACCAGTTCAGGATCATGACTGATTTCTGATCTGGAAAGACAATATTTTTTCAGAACTTCTTTTTTTAGCTCCATTTACCGCTAATTTCGCCATAAATGGCATTATACTCTGTTTAGCAGAATGTATGAGAATTAATATAACGGAAAAACAAATACTCATAATTATGCGGAACTTAAAAATTATCGTTGAAAAACATGAAGATGGTTATATTGCATACCCCATTGGCCTGAAAGGGGTAGTAATTGGTGAAGGCGACACATATGAAGAAGCACTTTCAGATGTTAAATCTGCAATTGTGTTTCACATAGAATCGTTTGGAAGTGATGTATTTGAAAATGAGGAGATACTGGAAACCTTTGTGGCAGAGGTTGCAGTCTGATG
The sequence above is a segment of the Methanoplanus limicola DSM 2279 genome. Coding sequences within it:
- a CDS encoding type II toxin-antitoxin system HicB family antitoxin; this encodes MRNLKIIVEKHEDGYIAYPIGLKGVVIGEGDTYEEALSDVKSAIVFHIESFGSDVFENEEILETFVAEVAV